One Falco peregrinus isolate bFalPer1 chromosome 7, bFalPer1.pri, whole genome shotgun sequence genomic window, atcATCACAATGCTGAGAAAAACGAACTTTTTCACAGAATTGTCCaccttttgcagtttttcttttctgtcactgttaTATGAATTCAGATCCTTTGGTCAACAATATTCCAGCACCCACTTCGATAAGTCTACCCACTGGTAGACTTCCTTATTTGAAACTTTCATCACAGACAGTCCTACACTTTGGATACTTTCTTTGTTTCACTTCTGTCACCAAAATAACAAGTTTTTGTCATAATCTGGTTCACAAAAGGAACAACAGTAACTACAATTTGGACACTGAGGctacaaatgttttttctgatttaattcTGTCAACTGGGATGAGGCAGAGTACTTCTAGAGTAGACTGTATGGCCAGCAGCAATTAAGGCATGAGCTAGATTGTTCTTGCACAGAACATTCACGTCTAATTTCATTTCAGGGCCATAGCATCTAAAAATGGAAGATCAGATCTGGTTTACTAAGAAGCTTCTGAAACAGAAGTTCAGCTTCATCACTCCAGTATTCCCCCTTGGCAGGAACTATTATCATGTAAAGAGCAAGAGTGTGCCAAGTGCGGTAAAACAGTCACACTTTCTGGAGTAAGTTTAAGTTTATGAATATCAAGAGTAAGGGATGCTCTTAAGAAAGTCATAATCAATAAATGCAAGAACAACAGACTGACTTGttaattcattaatttctgCCCTGTTCCACTGTGCTTCCAGTCCAAACCTGATCAAGCAGATAGCACCAGGAGCCACAAGTTCTTTTGGCAAAGCTGCCAAGTTGTCAGGAAGGTCAGACAGCAGCAAGGACAAGTTTTGCATGCAATCAAATAAGACTTCAAACTGCATGCAGAAGTTTGAAGGATCAGTAACTGCAGTTGCAAACCCAGGATAACCTTCTGCCACTCTGCAGTGCCCATGTGATTGAATTTACCTTGAATGATATATCAGACTCCTTACAGTCTttattactgcatttttctgGTCCAACAATGACTTAAGAGGTGGTTAGAATACTCCTAAAGCAGAacttttcctattaaaatatcTAATTCCCAGATTTGGGAGGATTCCAAATACCTTAAAAACAAGATCCTTATTTCATGATTCAGGAGTGCATTTACTACATGGGCAAATAGagttttcttcacttttttaaaCCAAACACACTTACAAAACACAGCTTGTTTAGGAATACTTTTAATCTTGTCACTGAGCACCTTTGCTTTGTTTAAGGGCACCATCTCACACCTGCcataatacatgaaaaaaacgAGCATTAACTTCTCCCTGACTAACTTCTTTATCACTTTTGATCGATACCACCTAAAAGTTCTTTTCGGATTTTGTCATGCAGTCCAATCCTTCTTCAATGTCATCCACTCTAAGCAAATCACTTCTTTGTGCTTCTTTGGCAAGCATTACATTTAACTCATGTAATATTTGCAAATTTCTAAGTAACTGCACGTGACATTCTCCACTCTCTGAAATATTAATTACTTCTACTCCTTCTACCTGTCCAGAAATTAGATCTTGAGAAAGGACATTTAAGGAtgttttggaagtatttttcatCCTAACAGACTTAGTTTGACTTAAACCATTCCTAGCCTTTCTATCTCAAGGATTACCATTATTAACCAGAACATGTTTTGGCCTATTTTCCTGACTACGCATTCTGTTTTGCCACCTTGTACtgtcttttctctgcagaaggCCATTAGACAACTTCCCATCACAATTTACTTCTATTTCCCATTGCTCTCCATGTTGCTTTAAGAACTTGCAAGCAACTGGCTTGTTAGctcttttctttacaaaattgGTTAGTCCAGCTTTCACCAGGAACACTTTTTACTCTAAGGAAACAATGAACACTGAGCCTTGGCAAAGTTAAGAACTTTTTTCTGAATCCTGTAGATTTCTGAAGGACCTACAACTGCCACATTACCATAGTCAATAAGGTCTACCCCAAAGGAGTTTCCTGATTTCAGAGTTTTAATAACTGCTCTATAGTAAAAACAATCGGTGTCATGCTCTCCAACGAGATCTCCTACCATGAGCTCATCTAAGCAATTTTCATGACCTATATTCACCATGCTTTCACTTAATTCTTTTGCTAGTTGTATTATTAAGTTTTCATCCTCTGCAAGCTGAACATAGAAACCTGATGAACTATTCACATGAGAAATATACCCTGCTACTTCAGAATTCACCTGAATATCACGTTGAGGAAGACTGATTAATTTAGGTGTATTTTCATTACGCCTTTCCTGCTGACCCATATAATTTAGACTTTCATTATGAGATTCAGGGAGAGCATTTACAGTTACTTCCTTTGAATCTAAAGCAGGATGACAGAGTTAGTGAGAAGCAGACTCTCCACCCAGAGGTTCCTCCCTGTACTCCAGAACAGCACTGACAGCATTTCTAAAACCTGGTCCTTCACTGTCCTGTAAAGTTTCAGTGTTTCAATTAAGCTGACAATAGAATTCTGAAGGACTATATGCGAGTTATACAAACCTCCTCCTCACTTccaattttaatattaaaagatgAGTAGCAAAAGCTGTACAGAGAACCCAAAGATGCAAGGCTTCTCAGACCAATACATTCAGACTGGGTGACACCATGTTCTCTGAGGAATTCCTCTGCACTAATCAATGGAGTCTGTAAGTCAACTATATTGCATAAACAGTTGAGGCTTACAAGAACAAGAGCATAAATTATGCAAGTCAGTGGTCCTCCAGAAGCAGAATTGAAGTCTTTAAAACGCCTACACATTTCTTCAGACCAATTAAGCGAGTCAAATCGTAAAGGTACATTTTTAAGTCTACACCTAAATGCTTGACTTTCCAGAGTTAGAAAATCTGGAAGTACAGCCTGAAGGTCTTTAAGTAAAACTCTTTCCCAATAACCACAGTCTACAAAAATCACATCAACTTCGTCTGTGGATACCTGCTGCACAACCATTTCTCTGTACCACTTCCCATCTTTGGAGCATTTAACAATCTGTCCTGTTTTGTAAGGACTGGTATGTTCTTTATAGCAAGTCTGAATTTGTTCCATTAAGTTATTTAGCTTTGGTAGTTTGCTTTGCAACTGACATGAAAAGTCTGCTGGGGAAACCATGCAAGAACACACTACTTCAAAAACAGCTCCTGATTTAAACACAAgttctttataaaacaaattcTCCTCACATACCAATTTACATGTTTTAGAGAGAGCACCTTTTCCAAAACAGGGCAGCACAACAGATTTTCTCAGCGATAAAGGCACACTTAatgattttttcttctgaaatcctTCTCCATTTCCAGATACCTTACTTCTACCAAAATTACAGATGCTCTGTGcgtttactttttttttttttcttatatttgcagatatttaggtctttacctttttttgccACATTTAGAACAGAATCTTGTATCTTTTCCCAGTACTCGGCATATCCAGCTTGAACCATACATGTGGCCACATTCCTTTGCTTCAAACCATCCTTATACTGTGCCTGAACAATGTATGTGTTGTTTTGCCTTCCAATGACATGAAGCAGCAGTAATTTGTTAAATACaatttctctgaagaaatcaaTTTCCTTTTTAACCCACACCTCATCCACAGGAA contains:
- the TDRD15 gene encoding LOW QUALITY PROTEIN: tudor domain-containing protein 15 (The sequence of the model RefSeq protein was modified relative to this genomic sequence to represent the inferred CDS: inserted 6 bases in 3 codons; deleted 7 bases in 7 codons; substituted 2 bases at 2 genomic stop codons), which produces MVSLTPSTNIEDVNLTITQVECHSECLVIVFQGQQYKAGCELDYYILQNEIQRVFKVRDNVYVGGSCLVEDTEGRWHRGRVLEKRENNCKAFLIDTGQVLVVGETHLACACDELFELPPKVVSGVFANILPFGEKWGPKAVNYFSSLVGVQITGHVKAVTPCQLFILEVPKIISDVLELQLGKFIDGDSFCFIVEMLRAFPQVMLCKRVPQLLQQKYPVKESLTLSDSEKPTVFWPVPGDLFPHLPVGSKEIVKITVAVSPNKFYCQMQKWQKELEGLTGAMHLYYEAISRENNSSESLGLLCAAKRQNGQWHRGVIKEVLSGCVEVWFMDFGNIEAVPSSCVQKLKVEFMALPMISFPCALSCFGSQDETVKKIQLKELTQALIGQTSVCVLVDLFDNIKGLYYITLQNLNQGINTKHPEKKNEAAASCVSLPETNITSIAVNDKPCHERYNSFKNCTGNKHTKSCLPERNISLSSHCRRVEMQMNSFHTAFVVYVINPSDFWIQTCEYQNEFQALMKDIADTYNQCGVDEMVLKNPEPGLLCCARYSKDMQYYRGVVTEVLRVNITIYFLDFGNTDTVPCYDVKTLLPQFSDLPALAMCCKLACTFPVDEVWVKKEIDFFREIVFNKLLLLHVIGRQNNTYIVQAQYKDGLKQRNVATCMVQAGYAEYWEKIQDSVLNVAKKGKDLNICKYKKKKKVNAQSICNFGRSKVSGNGEGFQKKKSLSVPLSLRKSVVLPCFGKGALSKTCKLVCEENLFYKELVFKSGAVFEVVCSCMVSPADFSCQLQSKLPKLNNLMEQIQTCYKEHTSPYKTGQIVKCSKDGKWYREMVVQQVSTDEVDVIFVDCGYWERVLLKDLQAVLPDFLTLESQAFRCRLKNVPLRFDSLNWSEEMCRRFKDFNSASGGPLTCIIYALVLVSLNCLCNIVDLQTPLISAEEFLREHGVTQSECIGLRSLASLGSLYSFCYSSFNIKIGSEEEVCITRXYSPSEFYCHCHPALDSKEVTVNALPESHNESLNYMGQQERRNENTPKLISLPQRDIQVNSEVAGYISHVNSSSGFYVQLAEDENLIIQLAKELSESMVNIGHENCLDELMVGDLVGEHDTDCFYYRAVIKTLKSGNSFGVDLIDYGNVAVVGPSEIYRIQKKFLTLPRLSVHCFLRVKSVPGESWTNQXFVKKRANKPVACKFLKQHGEQWEIEVNCDGKLSNGLLQRKDSTRWQNRMRSQENRPKHVLVNNGNPXDRKARNGLSQTKSVRMKNTSKTSLNVLSQDLISGQVEGVEVINISESGECHVQLLRNLQILHELNVMLAKEAQRSDLLRVDDIEEGLDCMTKSKRTFRWYRSKVIKKLVREKLMLVFFMYYGRCEMVPLNKAKVLSDKIKSIPKQAVFCKCVWFKKVKKTLFAHVVNALLNHEIRILFLRYLESSQIWELDILIGKVLLXEYSNHLLSHCWTRKMQXNKDCKESDISFKVNSITWALQSGRRYPGFATAVTDPSNFCMQFEVLFDCMQNLSLLLSDLPDNLAALPKELVAPGAICLIRFGLEAQWNRAEINELTSQSVVLAFIDYDFLKSIPYSDIHKLKLTPESVTVLPHLAHSCSLHDIVPAKGEYWSDEAELLFQKLLSKPDLIFHFRCYGPEMKLDVNVLCKNNLAHALIAAGHTVYSRSTLPHPS